The Hordeum vulgare subsp. vulgare chromosome 4H, MorexV3_pseudomolecules_assembly, whole genome shotgun sequence genomic interval ttcggagttaccgggaatgtaccgggaatgacgaatgggttccgggtgttcattggggggccaacccaccccggggagacccataggccttgggggtggtgcaccagccctttgtgggctagttggacagcccaagaaggccctatgcgccaaggatagaaaatcaaagagaaaagaaaaaaaaaagaggtgggaaaggagagaaggactccactttccaatcctagttggactaggattggaggaggactcctcctcccttggtggcgcagcccttggggatccttgagcctcaaggcaagcctcccctccctcctcctatatatatggagcaattagggctgatttgagacaacatttaaggcagcccgaccacatacctccacggttttacctctagatcacgtttctgcggagctcgggcggagccctgctgagattagatcaccaccaacctccggaacgtcgtcatgctgccggagaactcatctacctctccatctctcttgctggatcaagaaggccgagatcattgtcgagctgtacgtgtgctgaacgcggaggtgccgtccgttcggcactagatcgtgggacggatcgcgggacggttcgtgggacggttcgcggggcggatcgagggacgtgaggaagttccactacatcaaccgcgttcactaacgcttctgctgtgcgatctacaagggtacgtagatcggaaatcccctctcgtagatggacatcaccatgataggacttcgtgcgcgtaggaacatttttgtttcccatgtgacgttcccaacagtggcatcatgagctaggttcatgcgtagatgtcttctcgagtagaacacaaaagtttttgtgggcggtgatgtgcattttgctgccctccttagtcttttcttatttccgcggcattgttggatcgaagcggctcggaccgacattactcgtacgcttacgagagactggtttcatcgctacgagtaactccgttgctcaaagatgactggcgggtgtcggtttgaccgaggaggtccttggatgaggttaaatagcaattcatacatctccgttgtggtgtttgcgtaagtaagatgcgatcctactagatacccatggtcaccacgtaaaacatgcaacaacaattagaggacgtctaacttgtttttgcagggtatgcttgtgatgtgatatggccaacgatgtgatgtgatatattggatgtatgggatgatcatgttgtaatagttaatatcgacttgcatgtcgatggtacggcaaccggcaggagccatagggttgtctttaaactaacatttatgcttgcagatgcgtttactatattgctaggacgtagctttagtagtaatagcatgagtagcacgacaaccccgatggcgacacgttgatggagatcatgatgatggagatcatggtgtgatgccggtgacaagaagatcgtgtcggtgctttggtgatggagatcaagaagcacatgatgatggccatatcatgtcacttatgaattgcatgtgatgttaatcctttatgcaccttatcttgcttagaacgacggtagcattatgaggtgatctctcactaaaatttcaagacgaaattatgttctccccgactgtgcaccattgcgatagttcttcgttttgagacaccacgtgatgatcgggtgtgatagactcaacgttcacatacaacgggtgcaaaacagttgcacacgcggaacactcgggttaagctttacgagcctagcatgtgcagacatggcctcggaacacatgagaccgaaaggtcgagcatgaatcgtatagttgatatgattagcatagagatgcttaccactgaaactattctcgactcacgtgatgatcggacttgagatagtggatttggatcatgtaccactcaaatgactagagagatgtactttttgagtgggagttcttaagtaatatgattaattgaactaattgtcatgaacatagtccaatggtctttgcgaattacgatgtagcttgcgctatagctctactatttttatatgttcctagagaaaatttagttgaaagttgatagtagcaaactttgcagaggattgtcctcgttgctgcgcagaaggcttatgtccttaatgcaccactcggtgtgctgcacctcgagcgtcgtctgtggatgctttgaacatccgacatacacgtttctgatgactacacgatagttcagtacaaaatacttaatggcttagaagcaaggcgccgaagatgttttgaaacatcacggaacataagagatgttctaaagagatgaaattgtgatttcatggttttgcccttgttaagaggtacgagacctctgacaagattctttgtccacaaagtaagggagaaaagctcaatcgttgagcgtgtgctcagattatccgagtacgacaatcgcttgaatcaagtgggagttaatcttccaaatgagatagtgatggttctccaaagtcactgccaccaagctatgagagcttcgtgatgaactataacatatcaaggatagatactgtgatccttgagcaattcgcgatgtttgacactgcgaaagtagaaatcaagaaggagcatcaatagttgatggttagtaaaaccactaagtttcaagaaaggcaagggctagaaggaatacttcgtgaaacggaaaaacaattgctgcactaatgaagagacccaagattaaacccaaacccgagactaagtgcttctgtaatgaggggaacagtcactgaggcggagcaactctagatacttggtagataagaaggctggcaaaagtcgagagaagtatatttgatatacatgatgttgatgtgtactttactagtactcctagtagcacgagggtattggataccggttcggttgctaagtgattagtaacacgaaatgaaagctacggcataaatggagactagctaaaggcgaggtgacgatacgtgttggaagtgtttccaaggttgatatgatcaaacatcgcacgctccctctaccatcgggattggtgttaaagctaaatagttgttatttggtgcttgcgttaagcatgaacatgattggatcgtgtttattgcaatacgattattcatttaaagagaataatggttactctattttcttgaataatcaccttcaatggtttattgaatctcgatcgtagtgttacacatgttcatgatattggtgccaaaagatacgagttaatgatgatagtaccacttacttgtggcactgccgcttgagtcatgttggtataaattgcatgaagaggctccatgctgatggatctttgtactcacctgatttcgaatcactagtgacatgcaaatcataccacatgaggaaggccttgttttcattgagatgaaataagatagtaacttgttggaagtgatacattttgatgtatgcagtccaatgggtgctgaggcacgcagtggatatcattatgttcctacttcactgacgatttgagtagatacaggagtatttacttaatgaatcacaaagtctaaaatattgaaaagttcaattctgtttcagagtgaagttcgtcgtaacaagaggataaactgtctacgatatgatcatataaatgaatatctgagttacgagttttggtacgcagttaagacattgtggaaattgtttcgcggttcatgccacctagaacatcatagtgtgatgatgtgtctgaacgtcatagccacacactatttcgtATGGttcatactatgatatctcttatcgaattaccactatcgtttatgggctatgcattagagacaaccgcattcactttaaaatagggcaccgcgtatttccgttgagatgacacagtatagactgaggtttagagaaatctaaactgtcatttcttgaaagtttggggcttcgacacttatgtgaaaaagtttcagtctgataagctcgaacccaaagcggataaatgcatcttcataggatatccaaaacagttgggtacatctcctatcttagatccgaaagcaaagtgtttgtttctagaaacggatcctttctcgaggaaaggtttctctcgaaagaattgagtgggacggtggtagaacttgatgaggttattaaaccatcacttcaaccagtgtgtagcagggcacaggaagttgttcctatggcgcctacaccaattgaagtgaaagctgataatggtgatcatcgagcatcggatcaagttactacaaacctcgtaggttgacaaggtcgcgtactactgcagagtggtacggtaaccctgtcttggaggtcatgttgttgagcaacagtgaacctacgagttatggagaaagcaatggtgggcccggattccgacaaatggctggaggccatgaaatccgagagagaatccatgtatgaaaacaaagtgtagactttggaagaactacttgatggtcataggactattgagtaaagatggatctttaaaaggaagacagacgatgatggtgataagtcactattaagaaaagctcgacttgtcgcaaagatgtttccgacaagatcaaacagttgactatgatatgactttcttactcgtagcgatgctaaaagtctgttagaattatgttagtagttgctgcattatttatgaaatattgcacataggatgtcaaaacattgtttcctcgacggtttccttgagcaaacattgtttgTGATacgaccaggaggttttgtcgatcctaaagatactagcaagtatgcaagctccagcgatccttcaatggactggtgcaagcatcttggagttggaatatacactttgatgagatgatcaaagattttgggtttgtataaggtttatgagaaacttgtatttccaaagaagtgagtgggagcactatagaatttctgataagtatatgtggttgacatattgtggatcagaagtaatgtagaatttctgtaaagcatacaaggttgtttgaaaggagttttcaaaggaatacctggattgcgctacttgaacgttgagcatcaaagatctatgaagatagatcgaaagcgcttaatagaagtttcatcaagatgcatgccttgacaagtttttgaaggagttcaaaatagatcaacaaagaaggagttcttggttgcgttgtgaggtgtgaatttgagtaagactcaaaacccgaccccggcagaataaagagaatagacgaaggtcgtcttctatgccttggtcgtagaatctgaagtatgccatgctagggtaccgcacctgatgagtgccttgactcaaagtctgttgagaggtacagagagtgatccatgattgaatcactagcagcggtcaaaatttatccttagtaactgatggactaaggaatttttctcgattatggaggtggttaaagagtttgtcgtaaagggttacgtcgatgcaagctttgtcactaatccgaataactatgagtagtgaaacggattcgtatagtagagtagatatttggagtatttccgaatagcacatagtagcagcatctataagatgacataaagatttgtaaagaacacacggatctgaaagtttcagaaccgttgactaaaacctctctcacgagcaaaacgtgatcagaccccataactatatgggtgttggattcgttggaatcacatggtgatgtgaactagattattgactctagtgcaagtgggagactgttggaaatatgccctagaggcaataataaattagttattattgtatttcttagttcatgataattgtttattatccatgctataattgtattgattggaaacacaatacttgtgtggatacatagacaaaacactgtccctagtaagcctctagttgactagctcgttgatcaaagatggtcaaggtttcctggccataggcaagtgttgttacttgataacgggatcacatcattaggagaatcatgtgatggactagacccaaaactaatagacgtatcatgttgatcgtgtcattttgttgctactgttttctgcgtgtcaagtatttgttcctatgaccatgagatcatataactcactgacaccggaggaatgctttgtgtgtatcaaacgtcgcaacgtaactgggtgactataaatatgctctacaggtatctccaaaggtgttcgttgagttagtatggatcgagactgggatttgtcactccgtgtgacggagaggtatctcggcgcccactcggtaatacaacatcacacacaagccttgcaagcaatgtgacttagtgtaagttgcgggatcttgtattacggaacgagtaaagagacttgtcggtaaacgagattgaactaggtatgcgaatactgacgatcgaatctcgggcaagtaacataccgaacgacaaagggaatgacatacgagattatatgaatccttggcactgaggttcaaacgataagatcttcgtagaatatgtgggatccaatatgggcatcaaggtcccgctattggatattgaccgaggagtcactcgggtcatgtctacatagttcttgaacccgcagggtatgcacacttaaggttcgacgttgttttatgcttatttgagttatatggttggttagagaatgttgttcggaatcccggatgagatcacggacgtcacgagggtttccggaatggtccggaaacgaagattgatatataggatgacctcatttgattaccggaaggttttcggagttaccgggaatgacgaatgggttccgggtgttcaccggggggggggggcaacccaccccggggaagcccataggccttgggggtggcgcaccagcccttgatgggctggtgggacagcccaagaaggccctatgcgccaaggatagaaaatcaaagagaaaagaaaaaaaaggtggaaaaggagagaaggactccactttccaatcctagttggaataggattggaggaggactcctcctcccttggtggcgcagcccttggggctccttgagcctcaaggcaagcctcccctccctcctcctatatatatggagcaattagggctgatttgagacaacttttaaggcagcccgaccacataccttcacggttttacctctagatcgcgtttctgcggagctcgggcggagccctgctgagattagatcaccaccaacctccggagcgtcgtcacgctgccggagaactcatctacctctccgtctctcttgctggatcaagaaggtcgaaatcatcgtcgagctgtacgtgtgctgaacgcggaggtgccgtccgttcggcactagatcgtgggacggatcgcgggacggttcgtgggacggttcgcggggcagatcgagggacgtgaggacgttccactacatcaaccgcgttcactaacgcttctgctgtgcgatctacaagggtacgtagatcggaaatcccatctcgtagatggacatcaccatgataggacttcgtgcgcttaggaaaatttttgtttcccatgcgacgttcccaacaataCATTGTGATGCCTATAAGTTATCTGAAAAACCCACCTCGCCTTCGTCACAGGTACCCAGGCGACCTCTCTTTCTCTGTCCCCTTCTCTCCCCTGAAATTGTCGGTGATCTGATTACATATTTTTGTGATATGGGTCATTCCATTCTTATTTAGGCAAGACATTGCCATGCCTGAACCATATTTTTGTGATATGAGTCCCTGTTAACTGTTAATTGAGTTCCAGGCCGATGTGGGAGTGCCGGAGTGGTAACTGAAAATATATAAATCCCAACAATATGTACATCTATGCAAATACTATCATGTTCTCTATACATAAAAATTCTAAGCCAAACTTTTAAGAATTTCACTTCCAATTGCGTGTCATCTACACAACCAAATTGTAAAGCTCACCTAACTTTCATTTAGTAAGTAGGTTTTTAATTTGTAAGTTATTTAGTAATGCCTTTTGTTCTTGTCTTACAGCTTGCTTCTGCTTCACTTTACTTGGTTTGTTAATTGATACTTTCATGTGTTGCAGAAAGCACTGTTCTTGATGGCATTCTATTTGGTTTTCTTCAGTAAATAAAGGTGATATTATCTAAGGCTTACGTCCCTTTTATCCGATTTCATTTATTAATTGATATCCGGATGTGTTACCGGGAAGACTGCTCTACATGGAATATATATTTTCGAAGCTTTAGTGATTTGTCTTGGCTTTCTTTCTTTTGGACAAGCCCCATCGCTTGGTGCTTGATGCAGAGATATACTATGTATGATATGCATGTCGTTAGAATGTAATTACTACCATCTCTTTGTTGCTATGTCCAGTTTACAAGATATGTTATCTCTCTAATAAACTTTGGTTTCAGGTTGGTGACAGAGGTTTTGACTGAAGATTTTACAGTTTGGTCATCAAGTTAAGTCCATCAGTCACATTATTCACACAAAAATTTAGATAATGATCAGTTGCTCTACTACCTATGTTGTCTCCATTAGTTTCTGTGTTTAGGCTTTTTATTCTACTTAGATGTAAAAAAGATATATCAAACAATGGCTAGCGTGCACATTTTTACCCAGTGATATTGGTCACATGATTCATGCCTTCTCAACTAGAATTTCATGCTCCATCTCATTCTCACTTACCTTCTCAACTGGAAGCAAACCTAAGAAAATGAAAATACAGATCAACAAGAGAAATATTTGTACTTCGTTTCAactaaaaagaagaaaataaagtcATTCTACAAAATAAATTGGACTTAAACCTTATATTGCAACGTCCACAACGGGCTTACGCAAAGTATATGAACGGCCTACGCCATGGGCGTCCCGCTTCTTTGGCACTAGttatatactcccttcgtccggatatacttgtcctagaaatggatataatggatgtatctataactaaaataagtctagatacattcatctctaggacAAATATTttcggacgaagggagtattatATAGAGGCTAAGCTAGCGACGTTCTCCTTTTTTACAGTTTTTTCTTACCTACTTTAAGAAAATGGCACGTGTTAACAAGTAAATTTGGGGTAAATTCGGCTTGTGTGTCTCACGTTGTACAAGGCACTACAGAAAACAAGGGGAAAGACAAGCCACCGCCGCCGGCGCTACCCGGGCCTCGCCTGGCAGGCCCTGCAGGCAGCGGCGACGGGGGAGAGAAGGCCTCCCGACCCCTCCCTCTCGCGCGGTGCAGCCCGGTTCCATGCTCGTCTTATGCCAAATTTGACCACTTTTCACCTTCTTGTGGATTGTCCGTGGTCCAGATTCATTTGGGATGCCATTGCTACAATGACAAAATTACCTTCTCTGGAATTGGCAACATGGAACGACTCCTCCGACCTCAAAACCTGGATGAATATGAGATTTAGGCTAGCTTAGGCACACAATAGGAAGAAAGTTCTAACAGTGATGCATTTGGTTCTCTGGAAAATATGGCGGGAGAGGAACCGTCGTATCTTTAGCCTCGACACTCGACAGATTAATGTTTTCCTAAACAAGGTAATTGATAAAATTCATCACTGGAATATGGCAGGCGCAGGAATCCCCTTTGACCCGGGTTGACATGAAGGTGTTTCTACACCTTTTTCTAGTCTTCTCCTTttgttatttcttcttcttttaattTAGGTGGACGCTTGCGCACCATGGTTTTCATGCTGCTCCCTTTGGAATATCTTTGTATGTCTTACTTTCTCCCCTGATCAATTAATTCGACAATCCATTGCCgacatttaaaaaaaaaaaattgaGCTCGCCCACTGTTGGATGTCGATGTCGACGAGATGAGTGTTTACCGaatttgctagagttgctcttatttGCATCATTGCATGTAGTTACATTTGGACGGCTCAGATGATACTACATAGTATAACAGTGGCCGGACGGCCGGGGAGTCGGCGACGGCGCTCATTTCTTTGCAGCGGCAGCCTGCTTGTCCTTGGTGGTGGACTTGGCGGAGAGCTTGAGGTGCACGCCGGGGTTGCCGCCGCTGCATGAGCTGTGCAGCATCAGCGAGTTGTTGATCACCTGCACGTTGCTGTTGATCAGCGCCGTCATCATCCCCTGCTTCTTCTTTTCGCCGTCCACGGCGCCGCCGTCCAGCCGGTGGCCGCCGTGATGCTCCTTCCACGAGGCGTCCTTGCTCTTGCCGCCGCCCACCTTCATGGACGCGCCCTTGTTCTCCCCCGCCAGCGTGATCGCGCTCGCCGCCTGGTGGCCGTGGCCGGAGCCGGATGAGCCGGTGGCCCTGTGCACCACGTTGGCGACGCCAGCCTTGATCTGCCCGTGCAGCTTCCCGTGCTCCGCcttggactccttctccttctccttgtgcttgCCGTCCTCGCCGGAATGGGCAtggttgtccttctccttctccttgtctttCTCCTTGCCTTGCTTGCTGTCCTGGCCGGCGTCGGCATGGTGGTGCTTgtgtttctccttctccttgtgttTGCCGTCCTCGCCGGCGTGGTGCTTCttgtccttgctcttgtgctcgtCCCTGTCGGCCTCCTTGTGGTGGTGTTGGACGGCCTTGCCGTGCTTGGtctcagcggcagcggcagcaggCGGGTGCACGGCGGTTTTGTCCGGCTGCGGGACGACGTCGACGTCCTTGGGCTTGGGCGCCGCGATCGGCTTAGGTGGCAGCTTGGTCGGCGTGGCGGTAGTAGCATCAGCGTTGGAGTTGGTGTTGGGCGGCGGCTCTCGGATGGGCGCGAGCGGCGAGGCCCGCGACGGGGACGCCTGGCTCTGGGCCGCACGAGGAGGAGTCGGAGACGGAGACGGAGGAGCGGCGCCTCTGGTGGGCGGCGCAGTGGGTTGGCGGGAGGGTGACGGCgacgggcggcgcggcgaggacggGGACAGGCGGCGCGACACCTGCGGGCGCACCGGGGGCGCCCCGGTCCAGTAGGGGAACCAATACCTGGGCGGCTGCTGCTGGTTCTGGTCGCCGTCCGCCATGGACTCCTTTTGAACAAACTGGATGGTGGATCCGATCGAGCAAGCTTAACACACCGGCGGGCGATGGATGATGGCAATGTGTTTGGTTGGTTGATTACACGGCGACGGCGGTGGGATTTATAGCGGAAGCAAATCTCATTTGTAAGGTAGCAGAAGACGGAGGATGATGGATAGATCGGCAATGGCGGGCATGGAATCTGATGCTGCCGTGTGCCTCGCCGCGGATGGGAGACGACGACGATAGGAGACGACGTGTGCCTCGCCGCGCCTTTGCTTTGCCCTGCCTTGTTTGACATGCAGAATGTACACTTGGAACAAATCTTTGCTTACTTGCGACGTGTTTGCTTGCTCCATCTCCATCAACAACATCCTTCTCTTTTTTAATATTCTTTTAATACAACTCAAAAAATGCATATGAATAAGGTGTACACGGGTGCGTTCATGTGTGTTATTGTTCGTGCGGGTCCGAACAACGCGCAAACGATAAACCTCTTCACAAACCTTaaatgtatttatttttctttctcaaAGCTACTCATACATCTAAATGCTTTCAAGTTTGGCACGAACATCCCGCAGTCACTCATCATTCTCCATAAAAATCATTTAATATTTTTTAACAATTTTCTGTTCACTCTCCGACTTATGTGAGCCAGGAAGCTACTCCAAAACAAATGTCTCACATCCATACTTGCTTATGTGTCATGCTTGCATGGCTAAGAAAATTAGGTAATGGATTGTAACTATTTAGGAATAGAGGATATCTAGAGTAAGGGTCCACCATCCATCGTCGTTCTCGAGAAGTTGAGAGAGCGATAACGAGCAGATGAAAAGGGGAGAAAACCATCTGCAGCCCCCCAATCCCTCGCCGCCCTGCGCCTATCGTtcgtccccgtcggccctcgcCGCCGTCCGCTGACGGCCGTCATCGACGTACCTCCCCTGTCGCGGTTTGATTCTGCAGCTGCTCGCCCATCCGCACCATGGCGCCCCCTCTCCTCACATCCCCTCCCCTCCATCCTTCTCTCCAATGGATATGTGCGGTGGTCAACAGCCCACACCTTCTCCATTATCTAATTTGATCTTCAACTCCGTGTTAATTCATCTAATTCCATGGCTGATGCGACAGGTCATCGGTGATAGCGGCGTTGGGGATGGGGCGAGGACCATGGAAGCTCTGATCTGCTATGCGCCTTCTCCATGGCCGTCATGGACCATGAAAATGAGTTGCTGGAAAGAAACAAAAAGGATTTGAAAGAAAACATAGAGAGAGTGCTTCAATCAAGGCCGGTGTTATGAGACATCACGGGGTATGTGTTCAACTTAATGTTTGCCCCTTCTTTTGGGCTATTTGTTATTGTTAGGTTGAATTTGCCACATTGTAATCTCTCAGTATAAAACTTCCCTGACCGTATAATATGTGTATTAATAATCACATGTTCATGCAAGGCTTCCTTCAGATATTTATCTTAAGATTTCTTTTACCAACATCATGTATATGGATAACTTCTAGGAGTGTAAGAAGATAGATATATGCCACTTTCTTTCATTTTATTTAGCAACTGTAATATGCTCTTTTCTATACTGCAGTCATCTGCAGTTACACATACTTCTATAGATGTAACACCATTTCAATCTGTAGATGCCACACTAATTTTGCATGTATGAAGAATATATGCTTGAATTCTGAACTATTTATGGAAGCAATCTGATGTTTGGCTCACCATTGCTGGTTTGCTGCAAAGTTTGCGACAGAGCAGAATAGAAAATCGTTTCAGCTAAGATCATACATACGTAATTCTTTTTATTGTCACGGGAGAGGGCTTCTGAGTCTTGCAAGGAAGAAATGACTCATCAAACCGTAGATAGCCTTAGTTATGAGGATGTTTAC includes:
- the LOC123450732 gene encoding swi5-dependent recombination DNA repair protein 1 homolog — translated: MADGDQNQQQPPRYWFPYWTGAPPVRPQVSRRLSPSSPRRPSPSPSRQPTAPPTRGAAPPSPSPTPPRAAQSQASPSRASPLAPIREPPPNTNSNADATTATPTKLPPKPIAAPKPKDVDVVPQPDKTAVHPPAAAAAETKHGKAVQHHHKEADRDEHKSKDKKHHAGEDGKHKEKEKHKHHHADAGQDSKQGKEKDKEKEKDNHAHSGEDGKHKEKEKESKAEHGKLHGQIKAGVANVVHRATGSSGSGHGHQAASAITLAGENKGASMKVGGGKSKDASWKEHHGGHRLDGGAVDGEKKKQGMMTALINSNVQVINNSLMLHSSCSGGNPGVHLKLSAKSTTKDKQAAAAKK